One genomic segment of Pirellulales bacterium includes these proteins:
- the ispD gene encoding 2-C-methyl-D-erythritol 4-phosphate cytidylyltransferase, translating to MSKFAVIIAAAGKSSRFKDKNYKKPFAPLANRAVWLHSAERFLGRDDVKQLLLVISAEDREWFDFKFSANAAILGIDIVEGGAERAESIERALGRVKPDMDFVAIHDAVRPCLANEWITSAFAAAEKSGAAILAIPVSGTLKRMASDHTIAETVSREGLWEAQTPQVFRRQLILEAYAKRGDFAATDDAQLVERIGHAVTIVAGSPINLKITTREDLRLAERALDAMPKPRFQGPAHPFADDDMWR from the coding sequence GTGTCCAAATTCGCTGTCATCATCGCAGCCGCCGGCAAGAGTAGCCGGTTCAAGGATAAGAACTACAAGAAGCCATTCGCCCCGCTGGCGAATCGGGCGGTTTGGCTGCACTCGGCTGAACGGTTCCTTGGACGCGACGACGTAAAACAATTGCTGCTGGTGATTTCCGCCGAAGACCGCGAGTGGTTCGATTTCAAGTTTTCCGCCAACGCGGCAATTCTGGGCATCGACATCGTCGAGGGAGGCGCGGAGCGTGCCGAGTCGATCGAGCGAGCATTGGGGCGAGTCAAGCCCGACATGGATTTCGTCGCCATTCACGACGCCGTGCGCCCATGCCTGGCCAACGAATGGATCACGAGCGCGTTTGCCGCCGCCGAGAAGAGCGGCGCCGCGATCCTGGCGATCCCCGTTTCCGGCACGCTCAAGCGCATGGCCTCCGACCACACGATCGCGGAAACGGTCTCGCGCGAGGGACTCTGGGAGGCCCAAACGCCGCAGGTCTTCCGCCGCCAGTTGATCCTCGAAGCTTATGCCAAGCGAGGCGATTTCGCCGCCACCGACGACGCCCAGCTCGTCGAGCGGATCGGCCATGCGGTGACGATCGTCGCCGGCTCGCCGATCAACCTCAAGATCACGACACGCGAAGACCTCCGACTCGCCGAGCGAGCGCTCGACGCTATGCCCAAGCCCAGGTTCCAGGGCCCCGCCCATCCGTTCGCGGATGATGATATGTGGAGGTAG